The DNA sequence CAGCCGCGCCAGTTCGGAGCCCACGCCCTGGCGCAGGGCGCGGCGCACGTTGTCCACCACCACATCGCTGCTGTTGCCCAGCTCTTTGGAGCGGTTGAATTCCTGCACGCCCTGATGGGCTATATAGTAGAGGGGGGAAGTGGGATCCGCGCCCAAGGACTGCACGGCGTCACGCAGGTTGGGGGCTTTCTCAAACTGCCCGGTGCCCGCCAGGGCCTTTTTGTTGGCGGCGGTGAGGGCGATGTACTTCTGGATCATCAGCCCCCAGCTCATGATGGACATGCAGAGCAACAGCAGCAGCACGCCCTTGGCGACAAGACTGGCTTGCGCGATCATTGAAAAAAAACTGAATTCCATGCGGCCTCCCTGATGACGACCCTCGGCGTTGGCGGACACAGCCCGGCTGTGGACCGGGCGCGGCCAA is a window from the Desulfovibrio legallii genome containing:
- the tolQ gene encoding protein TolQ, whose protein sequence is MEFSFFSMIAQASLVAKGVLLLLLCMSIMSWGLMIQKYIALTAANKKALAGTGQFEKAPNLRDAVQSLGADPTSPLYYIAHQGVQEFNRSKELGNSSDVVVDNVRRALRQGVGSELARLQRSLSLLATTANTAPFIGLFGTVWGIMSSFHSIGMLKSASLATVAPGISEALVATAIGLAVAVPATIGFNIFMGKLSQVDTLLVNFAGVFLNRVQRELNAHRHVQRMGATEM